The region TTGGTTTGGCAAATATACTCGTAACGTGCGACTTGGGCTTGCTAGTGATGAGTTTAACACTTTTGGAAATATGAGCACGAGTTATAGCATGTGGCCGGTGATTGTGACACCATATAACTTACCACCATGGAAATGCATGAAGGAGtattttttgatgttatctttgcTTATTCCTGGTAAGGAATCTCCCGGAGATAATATCGATGTATATTTAAGGCCATTAATTGATGAGTTAAAAGAGTTATGGGAGACCGGTGTGACAACATATGATGCATATAGCggtaagaattttcaattacatgctgcattattatggacaataaatgactttccaGCATATGGAATGTTATCTGGATGGAGCACAAAAGGAAAATTGGCATGTCCTGTGTGTAATAAGTGGACGTGTTCGCTAAAAAAATAGAGTTAAGCAATTTTACATGGGTCATCGGAGATATTTACATGCCCAACATTCTTGGAGAAAAAGCAGAAAATTTGATGGCAAACCAGAGCACGGGTCAAATCCTGAAGAGTTGTCAGGAGATAAAGTTCTAAGGCAATTAGATTTGCTTCCTAAAGACTTGGTTTTTGTGAAGACACCTAACCAAAAAAAGAATGCATGTGGTCCTGAAGAGCTCAATTGGACAAAGAGAAGTATATTCTTTGAATTGCCTTActggaaaacattaaaattacgtCTGAATTTAGATGTAATGCATATTGAgaagaatatatgtgaaaatatattGGGTACATTGATGAATAATGATGGAAAATCTAAGGATAACATTAAGGCTCGAATGGATTTAGAAGCAATTGTATAAGAAAAGAGTTACATTTACagcaaaaaggaaataaatttCTTATGCCACTTTCTTGTTATACATTACCGAAGCCTGAAAGGAGAAAGTTTTGCGAATGGTTGCAGTCAATCCGGTTGCCAGACGGATATGCTTCGAATCTTTCCCAATGTGTAAGTGTTCAGGACTGCAAAGTTATGGGGATGAAAAGCCATGATTATCATATATTCTTACAACGGTTACTTCCAGCATCAATTTGTGGGTCTTTGCGTAGTGAGGTTTACACTGCATTATCAGAGTTGCGCTCTTTCTTTAAGGAGCTTTTTTCGACGACTTTAAAAAGATCTACAGCTAAAAAGTTGTAGAGCGatatcattttgataatatgtaaacttgagatgatatatcctccatcttttttcgtggtaatgatgcatttggcaattcatctgccacgtgaagtagaattaggaggccctgttcactataggtggatgtactttattgagaggttagttgataaggacattttattttttgttttcttgctgcagtttttactatttttttatataactataTGGTTTATTtacatttacaacaaatttgttgtgcaggttcttacgtactttgaaaaattatgtacGTAATTTAGCTCGACCGGAGGGTTAAATTGCTGAAGCGTATATCACTAAAGAATGTTTGAACTGTTGTTCACTGCATTTTCATGGGGTTGAGACAATATATAATCGCGttgagagaaataattttcctgtgcaaataggagtggaaaatggattttccatattttcaaacaatgcAAGACCTTTAGGAGCTACAGAATATAAAACGTTATCCCattctgattttgaaaaattacagTGGTATGTGCTTAACAATTGTGAGGATGTGGATGAATATCTGaagtaagttattttatttagaaaaaacaaAGACTTTATAGTTTCAAAATAGCTTTATTTTActctttttatctaattttataatagttCTACAGGATTCACattgaaaaattacaaaaggAAAGTGTTATAGATGTGCAAAAAATACACCAAGCAGAATTTGCCAGTTGGTTCAAGGAGTGTTTGAGTATTATGCTATAAAAGTACTAAATATTGAATTATGCCTctaatttcaccattaaacttatttttcaggTTGGACGCCTACGTGCTACTGGTTTGGTTTCAGCAACAGATCATATATATATGTGTTGGGATTAGGTCCTGATATACGAATTGCTAGGTATAGTGGAATAATTGTCAATGGAGTTAGGTTTCACACAATTGAGCGTGATAATTTTCGTCAGACTCAAAATAATGAAATTTCAGTTACGGGAGAGCATAAGTCGAAAGAAATCGAGTTTTATGGTGTGCTAACAGATATCATTGACCTCCAATATGTTAATGGGAatcatgttttttttgtttaaatgtgaTTGTTGGGATGTTGgcgataaaaatggaattaaaacagaTGGCAACTTAGTATCTGTTAATGTGAGCCGTAAATGGTAAACAAATGATTCTTTCGTGTTGAGTTATCAAGTACTACAGGTTTTTTATGTCagcgatatgaaaaatggaggtCATTGGAAAATTGTGCAAAAATCATTTCCCAGGAATATATTTGATGTgccagaaaaggaaaaagtgtgCAATGAAGATTTAATATTGAATGATGAGCCCTATCAACAGTACGAGGCAGATAATAGTCATGAAGTCGATCAAAGTTGGTGGTGAAAATTTGGAACTCTTACACCCTATAGATGtattaccggatgaagttgatgTTGGTCAAATGTCTCAAGTTCAAAACTCAAACCCTATTTATTCTAGCGATGAGGAGGATGATACTATGATCAATTATGATGATGCCGACACTGATGTACTTGAAGACTCAAATGACAGTGAAAGTGAAGACGAAGAAGATGATCAGTGACTGAAATTTACCGCTTATTAAACTCTTTTTGGCTTCTTGTAGCTTGTTTGGAAGTATGAATTTTACTGAGAGGTGCTTTTTTATATTGCCTTGAATGTTGATTGTAGCATTTTGGTGTTTTATGGCAGTAGTTAGGCGTAAAATCCATGATTGGCTATATACTCGATGTTTTGATATTGCCATGAATGATTGAAATTGCAGCCCAACATGAAGTTTGTGGAAACCTGGATAGCAGAAACTCGATGTGTTGATGAAAACTCGTCGAGATATTAGCCACACATCGAGTTTGAACGTATGGAATTATGagatattagccaaacattcaattgattcctttggtttagtttgattttacgGTTTGGTGTAATACCAAAAACTGAATTGAACTTTTTTACTTATAAAATGGAACCGAACTGAAAAACTGAATTGAACTCCTGCCTTTGAATATAACTATTGAGAATTCACTATTTTGAGAATTCACTATTTTGCGGAAAAAGTGTGCAATGAAGACTACAATATCAGGACTAAATAGTACACAACTTGAATCATGTATGCTTGATATGGAAAACTAAATAGAATTGGGCTCGATGTTCACAAATAACTTTACTCATTCTATATGTGGTAAAAAAGAGTCGAATAGAGTAACAAAGGACGATTTACATAAATCGACTAAAAGAGCCCCCTATTGTATTTACTTGTTTTTACACATACCATAAAATAGACttgaaataagaaataaatggaCATTTATGTCCTCCAAGCAAAATAAAAGTGTGACAAAAAGGAAAGACTttctttacaaacaaaaaacaataacaTTCTTCATCTTGAACCTCCATAAATTAGCTTCCTCTTCACTACCTAGGCAGATGTTATCTTGAGTTTAAGAGGACCTTAATCTTCACTAACATATGAAGAGCTTTCCTTCCAACGCGCATACAAATATAATGACGAAGTGTAACGAGAACGGTGTTCTTTGACATCATAATCATGCCCCATAACTTTCCCATCAACGAAGAACTCAGCAGCGGAAAACATATGAACTCCACAATCACTACGAAGAGTgagaaaaaatgataaaaaaacataagacataaggttgacatatggtgACATTAAGTTCATATTCGTTCACCAAAACTCTTTAATATACCgcaactaaataaaattaaaaacaaattatagactTACACATCattttggataagcatgttTTCCACAATCTCTATTCTGAACGGATTAGTTACTCTCTTTTCCTCGTAAGCACCGGCAGTAGTATCTATGTTATCTTGAGAATCATAAAAATTGGTAGCTTGAAGGAATAGTGGAAGCAACACACTATAGCAGGTAACATATTCAGTTGCTGATCTGTCATATTGCTCCGACCTCAACAAATTGCAGATATAGATGCATCGTTCTTTGAAATTCAGACGAGCCAAAATCCAATGCCAATCGTTAACACAACTGATCGGAAAAAAACATTGTCAACATCAGCCCACTTAGTATTGCAACGGATAGAACCACCTTTAATGTAGACAGCCATTGTATGTTTCGAAGAAACAAGTGACACGTCTTTCTTTTTCATGTATGCTGTGTAGAGAGTTTGCATACGccgatcaaaaaaattatcagtaGACGTACATCTACTGTTTGCAGGACATCcatatttcattttctttctcagATAATAAAAGAGAACATCTACATGCTGctaaaagaacaaaaattaagGTTAAGTAGCCATACAGTGTACTTATGATTAACAAAACTATCGTGagtaattcaaataataaacaaacaaaattaaaaaaaagaacaaataaaagaagaagGTATACTTACAGAACACTCAATAGGCTTTCCAACATGGTAGAGATGGTAATACAAAGATTTCTTTTCAATATCAACCACGCCAAGAGAAAGACGGGGATGGAAGATGTCAATGTTTGGATCGTATAACCAGCTTTGCCTTctaaacaaacaaagaaaaaacaaattaaataagtgagcataaaaataaatgaaaataaagtaAGTTGAGATACGAACTTGCTGCCTTTAGGACGTCCTTTTTCCAGCCAATTATGAATGATGTCTTGTTTGGTGGCATCACTAAATAAAATGTGATTAGCATTAAATGGACAAATACATACTTTATAACTAGTTTGCGTCGGTATGATGCGGCCTGAAGATGGACCCTACTACCAAAAACATAAGAGAGGACACAGTAAGTAATCTGATATCAACtctatatataatttatgtGAACCAtcctatataaaattaaattataaatagaatTTAAAGCAAACTATACCTCTCCTTTGATTTGAATTCAGCAATAGATTCACTTGCATTTTTGTTAGTCTGGTTAATGGTGTCATCTGCTGGAGATTTTAAATTCACCTCGCTTTGTCGCGAAACCTAGTAAATtgacaataaacaaattaatatagcTAAGCAAAACagcttaatttcaaatttttaaatatacctcAAAAGTCGGAGAGATAACATCAACGTGTTCGGAAGAAACAAGAAAACAAGGTTCACCACGGTCATCCTTGCCTTCATGTACTGCCTTCTCGCAAACCGAATCTTCCAATTCAATTTTTTCAgcaccttcttcttcatcagcaGATTCCCTACCATCCGTTTCTTTGCTGGAAGTAGCTTTAGTATCAGCAAAAATAGGAACAGATACTTCAACTCCTCGTTCCGTTACTATAAAAGTACCATTTTTACTTTGTTTCTTTGAAATCTCCTCTGCGGGAAGAACAACCTTTTTTTCTTTGTCAACACTTGTCTGCAAGCCATCAGAAACATCATGTTTCTCAATTTCAACCTGATACAGATATGGAGTTCATATTAGGTTCATATCAAGTTACAAtaacataatatgaaataacaTACATTATATTTAACTTAACTATAAGTGATAAAAGTACGAAatacataaatcaaaacaaattacagTTTTAAAATCACCAATAAGAgttagcctttcatttaatgaATTGACAACTGTCAAAAGTTCGGAACATTTGGAAGtgaataaacgtttcaaatccatTATATCATCCTTCATCGTCTTTTGACCAGCCATCAAAATTTCCAGCTTCTCTTCCATAATAGTTAAATTCGAAGTGTTCGACGTTGATTCACCGTCCTTCAATATATCAAATGCTGGAAATAACTCTTCTTGTTTCccttaatgtttttgaataagtCACCTAGACGAAGGGCATTCCTCTCTGCCGGGGTTGGAACAATCGATCGGAAAATCATCTACacataacaaataaaaaccatatatgaaaacagagcaaatgataaattaaatttgaaaaattaaaaatttaacacATATGAACCTCATCGGATGCAATctcaacaaataaatccttGTCAACATCAATGTATATTGCAGGAACGAATGCTTGCCACCTTAGAATCCGCGGGATAGCAGCTTTGTTCACTAGCTGAGCAAAGGTATTATCCACCGCCGGACAACACTCGTAGAACCAACATACCAGTGCATATGGGAAACCTTGAAGGCGATACTAGTAAATGTTGTCTTCAATAATAAGAGATCCCGAACTAAGAACAGCTCTTTTCGACAAAGAATCAAACGTGTACTTGAATACGTCAATACCCCATGGATAGTCATTCAAATCAGCCGAATCAACTACGTCAAAGTCCTTCAAAGGGATACGAGCAGTCTTCGGTGAAGCAAGCAAGAAATTATGCAAAAATTGCCTAACTTTAAAAAAGTCTTGAAGGGTCTGTTTAGAAACAGATTGCAACTCGCTGAAGTACTTATCCAAAATGCCATTTTCAACTTTTGTATAGGCATACTTACTGCTGTCACCTTGATAGATTAAACCCGAGACCAAAGCAAATTCGTCGATTCCGAATTTCAGCCTATGACCGCCAACCTCAAACCACAACTCAGACTTGTTTAGCTGCTCAACCTCCCTCAATAATAAACAATGTATGATCGAATTTTACACTTTGATCTTAGGAATATCAAGGAAGTAGCTAAAGCAAGAGTGTCTAAACTTTTCCAATTCACCTGGAGTAACAGTCGATTTGATATCAGAAATGACATCGTATGACATGCGCGTATCCATCTTCGAGTGAACACGATCTTCTCGATTTACTTTAAACTGCCATAGCTGTACGGAAATTAGAGTGAAAATTGTTAGATATCAAAAATCTCACCCAAACAAAATTCAACTCTTTTTATGTTTTGGTGTTCAaacttaaatagaaaataagttATTCAAAAGCACAACCATACACATTAAGTTCTTATCAAATAGCATACAAGAAACATTGCCAACTTTGTAAATCCAACTTCTAACATTCCTCTCAAAACAATGCcaaaaaataaccaaatcaaaacctaaaatttCATTGTCAAACCCAATAGAATGGTGGAATTAACCTTCAAAAACTGACTTTGTgaaccctaaaaaattaatttcagaaCTGTACCTTCAAAACTACCAACCAACCTAACCAGAATTTTACATAAACAGAATTCCAAACACTCATACTAAAACAGAATTTCAAACAATCATATAACAGAATCAATTTATTATTCTAAGAcatcaaacaaaaatgaaacAGTAGGTTCTTAAtgttcaaattataaaataatgaaatcatACCTTAGGAGCAGATTTCTTGGATTCAGTTCTGGAAATGCCTTTGTATTTCTTTGATATTAGAGGTAAATCATCTGCATGTCTCTTCTTATTCAAATTTATAGGAGATGGAGGAACTGAAGCTTCTACGGTTGATAccacctttttcttttttgaagctttttttgCAACGGCCTTCTTACCCATATCTGCGATTTTGATGTTGTCGTAATTATCAGTGGCACCGCGTGTAGTCACCATGGATTTAGGTCATAAGAAAAACAAGGTTGATTAGGAAGGAAAGAAAGAGTTTTAATTAGGAAGGAAATCAAttgtaaaattatgaaatacccATTTCCCGCTACATGAAAAGAAAAGGAGGTAAATTATATGGTGCACTAGAAACACATTAAGACATATATACCTTAGatagggataaaataggaataacaaatttaaaaggtgttgaaaataaaataatgttttcaATAGAGGTATTTTTCAAGGAAGTTTTTTTAAATCGATAATATAAACTTTtgagattttaattgatttggtataattttaataattaaaaacattaatttttttttattttgattagggTTAATTGTGCATATACAAAACTGGACAAGCAAATTTTCGAGGTGTGGCTAAATACTCGACGAGCTTTAACCCTGACCTCGAGTTGTTCTTGTTCAGTTCTGCATAAACTCGATGATGGGTTAATATTGGACGAGTTTATGCCTAACATCGAGTTTGTGCTTGTCCAGTTATGTCAAACTCGATGTCAGGCTTTGTTTTCGTCGAGTATGTAGCCCAACCTCGAGTTATTATGAAAATTActgtaattaaacaataaacCTCCCACTTTTCTTTAGAACCTAGAATCAAAACGAGGGAAAAGAAATCCTCTAATCTTCCTCTTTCCACAACCCGAACCCTAGCCtctaaattcatcaaatttccatcataatcttatcatatcaTCAACCAAAATCACGGTATCAACAAAGGGACGAGCTAAAAGAGTTGGTTCAAAAGGGAAAGCTTCAAGTTCAACCATGCCTCCGAAATTTGTTAGAAGAGAAGATTTGTCCTCAAATTATGATTGTCCATTTCCGATTTTCTCCGACGAAGAAGGTattcgttacgaaaccatttcaCGCAAGCCTATTGTTATACCTAGATATTTTGATTATGCTTTGTTGACTAGGTTgggtttgaaattaaaaatggatgaaataGTTGGTagaatgagtttaaattttcttgcACATGGTAAGTATCAAGTTTATAGAGAGTTAACTAGAGAATTTTATACCACTTTGAATTATTCCTCTAAGAATGAAAAAGAAATTTCTTTTAGGATAAAAAGGCTTGATTATAGTTTAGGGTATGATTTTATGAATCAGAAATTGAAGTTGCCTAAAGGTGGCATTAGAGGTTGTCCttcaaattttgatgttaatagagTATGGAAGCAATTGACCGGTGAAGACTCGGTTGATTTACAACAAGCTTCTAATGGACTCATAATTGAACCAtcatatcttatatttcataaattccGTTGTCATCCTATATGTGGTAAAAAAGAGTCGAATAGAGTAACGAAGGATGATTTACTAGTACTTGACTATTTAGTGCGACATTCGGCAAAAAGTGTTGATTTCATACACTTACTTTTTAAAAGCATGATGACCATGGCCACATCATCTAAAGTTGCACTTGGAAATGGTCATTTAGTAACTTGTATATCCTTGCTTCATAGTGATATTGATGAGGATAATTTGCAGAAGATCGAATGTTTGGGGGATGCGTAGCTTAATGAAACTATGCTCCGTAAAGCCGACATTCTTGATCTGGATGGAGAATTAATGAATGTAAAGGACcgaattgttatttaattaaaactggcCAGCCGAGAAGAGGAAAGggaagaaaataagaaattgaAGATGACCGTGATGAAGATGAGGAAAATGTATGTAGAGAACTCGAAACCGAGAATGCTCAAGATGAGGTGGTAAGGGATGATGTCGGTTTAGATCA is a window of Mercurialis annua linkage group LG2, ddMerAnnu1.2, whole genome shotgun sequence DNA encoding:
- the LOC126668392 gene encoding uncharacterized protein LOC126668392, translated to MAEFHVHDALPKGETLPSSSYEVKKLMRDLGIGYVTIDACVNDCVLFWKENENLDTCPTCKAPRWKLGFGKRKKEKRVDDDTIRHPADATEWKDFDQKYAWFGKYTRNVRLGLASDEFNTFGNMSTSYSMWPVIVTPYNLPPWKCMKEYFLMLSLLIPGKESPGDNIDVYLRPLIDELKELWETGVTTYDAYSAYGMLSGWSTKGKLACPVCNKWTKFDGKPEHGSNPEELSGDKVLRQLDLLPKDLVFVKTPNQKKNACGPEELNWTKRSIFFELPYWKTLKLRLNLDVMHIEKNICENILGTLMNNDGKSKDNIKARMDLEAISIRLPDGYASNLSQCVSVQDCKVMGMKSHDYHIFLQRLLPASICGSLRSEWYVLNNCEDVDEYLKIHIEKLQKESVIDVQKIHQAEFASWTPTCYWFGFSNRSYIYVLGLGPDIRIARYSGIIVNGVRFHTIERDNFRQTQNNEISVTGEHKSKEIEFYGVLTDIIDLQYVNGNHVFFV